A genomic segment from Oncorhynchus keta strain PuntledgeMale-10-30-2019 chromosome 9, Oket_V2, whole genome shotgun sequence encodes:
- the LOC118387855 gene encoding E3 ubiquitin-protein ligase KCMF1 translates to MSRHEGVSCDACLKGNFRGRRYKCLICYDYDLCASCYESGATTTRHTTEHAMQCILTRVDFDLYYGGEAFSVEQPQSFSCPYCGKMGYTETSLQEHVASEHTETSTEVICPICAALPGGDPNHVTDDFAAHLTLEHRAPRDLDESSGVRHVRRMFHPGRGLGGPRARRTNMHFTSSSTGGLSSSQSSSYSPSNREAMDPIAELLSQLSGVRRSAGGQLNSSGPSASQLQQLQMQLQLERQQAQAARQQLETARNTTRRSNPGGNISATIPPPSAVANSAGVAESNPMASHSSQFLLTRLNEPKMSEAERQVLEGERADRSLFVQELLLSTLMREESSSSDEDERRDFASFGAMGCVDIMPLDVALENLNLKESGTGSYGSSSRSSKEPPPPPL, encoded by the exons ATGTCCCGACATGAGG GTGTGAGCTGTGACGCATGTTTAAAAGGGAACTTCAGAGGGCGCCGGTACAAGTGTTTAATTTGCTACGACTACGACCTGTGCGCGTCGTGCTACGAGAGCGGCGCCACCACAACGAGACACACGACAGAACACGCCATGCAGTGTATATTAACCAGGGTAGACTTTG ACCTGTATTACGGCGGTGAGGCGTTCTCAGTAGAGCAGCCCCAGAGCTTTTCTTGTCCTTACTGTGGTAAAATGGGATACACAGAGACATCCCTACAGGAGCATGTCGCCTCCGAGCATACAGAGACCTCCACAGAGGTG ATCTGTCCAATATGTGCTGCGTTGCCGGGCGGGGACCCCAATCATGTGACCGACGACTTTGCTGCTCATCTCACACTTGAACACAGAGCACCTAGAGATTTA GATGAGTCCAGCGGCGTCCGGCACGTGCGTCGGATGTTCCACCCCGGTCGCGGGCTGGGCGGTCCCAGGGCACGCAGGACCAACATGCACTTTACTAGCAGCTCCACCGGGGGGCTCTCCTCCTCACAGAGCTCCTCGTACTCACCCAGTAACAGGGAAGCCATGGACCCCATAGCAG AGCTGTTGTCTCAGCTGTCGGGCGTGCGGCGCTCGGCGGGCGGCCAGCTCAACTCGTCGGGCCCGTCCGCATCTCAGCTGCAGCAGTTACAGATGCAGTTGCAGCTGGAGCGCCAGCAGGCCCAGGCGGCCCGGCAACAGCTGGAGACTGCCAGGAACACCACGCGACGCTCCAACCCCGGCGGCAACATCAGCGCCACCATCCCCCCGCCCAGCGCCGTCGCCAACTCGGCCGGCGTGGCCGAGAGCAACCCCATGGCCTCCCACAGCTCCCAGTTCCTGCTCACACG GTTAAACGAGCCCAAGATGTCGGAGGCAGAGCGGCAGGTGCTGGAGGGCGAGCGCGCCGACCGCAGCCTGTTCGTTCAGGAGCTGCTGCTGAGCACGCTGATGCGCGAGGAGAGCTCTTCCTCGGACGAGGACGAGCGGCGAGATTTCGCAAGCTTTGGGGCCATGGGCTGCGTGGATATCATGCCTTTAGACGTGGCCCTGGAGAATCTCAACCTCAAGGAGAGCGGTACAGGCAGCTACGGCAGCAGCTCGAGGAGCTCTAAGGAGCCTCCACCGCCTCCTCTTTGA